The Amycolatopsis japonica nucleotide sequence GTGGGGCCGGATGATCAAGCGGCTGTTCCCGGCCGCGCTCACCGTGCTGCTGCTGGTGGTCGCGGTGAGCATGGTGCTGCTGCCGCAGAACCGCTGGTTCCAGACGATCAAGGAGGTCGTCGCCTCCGCGCTGTACCTGGAGAACTGGCAGCTGGCGGCGGATTCCGCCGACTACTTCGCCCAGCACAACTCGGCGAGCGTCGTCCAGCACTTCTGGTCGCTGTCGATCCAGGGGCAGTTCTACGTCGTCTGGCCGTTGCTGGTCGGGCTGGTGCTCCTGATCGCCAAGCGGGCGGGCCGCAACGTGCTTCCGCTGCTGTCGGCAACCCTCGGCGTGGTGTTCGCCGCCTCGCTCGCGTACTCGGTGTGGCTGACCGCGGTCGATCAGCCGCTGGCGTACTTCGATTCGCTGACGCGGGTTTGGGAGTTCGCGCTCGGTGGCCTGCTCGCCTTGCTCATCGACCGGATCCAGGTGCCCCGGCCGGCGCGGGTCGTGTTCGGCTGGGCCGGGGTCGCCGGGCTCGTTTCCTGCGGGCTGGTGCTCCAGGTCGGGACCGTCTTTCCCGGTTATCTCGCGCTCTGGCCGACCCTTTCGGCCGCGCTGGTGATCCTCGCGGGAGACACCGCGTTCAAAGCCGGCGCCGATCGTTTCCTCAGCAGCCGTCCCCTGAAGTACCTGGGCGATCTGAGTTACGCGCTCTACCTGTGGCACTGGCCGGTCTTGGTCTTCTATCTCGTCGCGCGCGACCGGGAAGAGGTCGGCCTGCGCGGGGGCGCGGTGATCATCGCGCTGGCGTTCGGCCTCGCCGTGCTGACCCATCATCTGGTCGAGAAGCCGGTCCGCGTGTCCGCGATCGGGGCCGGGAACCGTTGGGGCGCCTACCGGTTCGGTGCCGCGACGCTCGCGGCCGTGCTCGCCGCGACCGGCGCCTGGCAGTGGGTGAGCGTGAGCCAGGCGGAGAGTTACTCGATCGCGGTCGACGATCCCGACCATCCCGGCGCGCTCGCGCATACCGAAGGGTTCACGTACTGGGGTGCCGCCGACGCCGCGCTCGTCCCGTCGTTCGTCGCGGTGTCCGAGGACTGGGCGGGGATCGACCCGGCCCGGTGCGGAACCTCGCCGCGCAACGCCGATCTCGAAGTCTGTACGTCGCAGACCACGGGGCATCCGGCCCGCCGGATCGTCGTCGCCGGCGACTCGCACGCCGGGCAGTTCCTCGGCGCCCTGCTGCCGGTCGCCGAAAAGAAGAACTGGGAGGTCACGTCGATCCTCCGCGGCGGTTGCCCGTTCTCGACCGACTCCGACGCCGTACCGGGTGACCAGTCCTGCATCGACTGGAACACCGCCGTGGTGGACGAAATCGTCACCACCCGCCCCGACGCGGTGATGACGATCGGCACCAGGGACGTGAAGATCGGCGTCGAAGAGCGG carries:
- a CDS encoding acyltransferase family protein — its product is MRETERRFRPEIQGLRALACVLVVVYHVWLGRISGGVDAFFLISGFLVTGQLYRAASRGKIEYRPMWGRMIKRLFPAALTVLLLVVAVSMVLLPQNRWFQTIKEVVASALYLENWQLAADSADYFAQHNSASVVQHFWSLSIQGQFYVVWPLLVGLVLLIAKRAGRNVLPLLSATLGVVFAASLAYSVWLTAVDQPLAYFDSLTRVWEFALGGLLALLIDRIQVPRPARVVFGWAGVAGLVSCGLVLQVGTVFPGYLALWPTLSAALVILAGDTAFKAGADRFLSSRPLKYLGDLSYALYLWHWPVLVFYLVARDREEVGLRGGAVIIALAFGLAVLTHHLVEKPVRVSAIGAGNRWGAYRFGAATLAAVLAATGAWQWVSVSQAESYSIAVDDPDHPGALAHTEGFTYWGAADAALVPSFVAVSEDWAGIDPARCGTSPRNADLEVCTSQTTGHPARRIVVAGDSHAGQFLGALLPVAEKKNWEVTSILRGGCPFSTDSDAVPGDQSCIDWNTAVVDEIVTTRPDAVMTIGTRDVKIGVEERVPAGYVAQWRKVDEAGIPVLAVRDNPRFGQSPSACVESRGAESPECATPRYDLYAAEPPYETLPDLPSNVRFVDFSDYFCTAEVCPPVIGNVLVYLDDNHVSGTYMSTMSAIAEKAIIEALGWADDHAEEPPPGG